GAGCCTTTGTTCTGCGCAAAGGATCTCTGTGATATACTGGGGTATAAAAAATCAAGAAACGCTGTAAATCAGTTGGTTAACCACCTTGACGCCCTAAAACAGGGCGTCAAGGTATCGGGAAGCCTTCGTAAGGATGGAAGCCGAACAGTACGAACTCAGCAGATGATCTTCGTCAACGAGAGCGGTTTCTATGCTTTGGTGCTCGGCTCCAAGCTTTCTACTGCCGTGAAGTTCAAGAACTGGGTTACGGCTGATGTGCTGCCACAGATTCGCAAGACGGGCGGTTATATTCCGGTTCAGCCGGGCGAGAGCGATGAGGAGACAATCCGACATGCGGAAGAAATTCTCCGTGCTACGCTCAAGGAGAAGGAGAATCTGCTGAAGAAACAGCGCCTGCAGATTGAGCAGCAGAAGAAGCTTATCGGCGAACAGGATACAGAAATCCGCCGCTTGAATGATGTGGTGGATGAGCAGGTGGTTCGCATCGCCAAGAGTGGTGATAACATCATCCAGTTGGAGAATCAGGTGGGTAATCTTTTGCCGAAAGCGCTCTATAGCGATAACGTGCTCGATTCCGTTTCTTGCTTCACCACCACGCAGATTGCGAAGGAGCTCGGCATCACAGCGCAGGAACTGAACCGCTCGCTCTGCGCCCTGCATATCCAGTATTACCAGAGCGGTCAGTATCTCCTCTATGCCGATTATGCCCACATGGTGACAGTATCGGCGAATCGGTACCACTGTAGCGCATGAATCGGTACCATCATAGCACTGCATTCGGTACCATCGTATCACTTGAATCGGTACCATCATAGCGCACCAATCGGTATCAAAAAGATGTAAAGTTCTGCTCATGTATAATAATCACCGCCTATCTTTGCAGAAGAATTTTAAAATCTGTATAGATATGGCACAAAGTAATGTAAACATGAGCAAATTAAAACGTTCATTTCAAATGCTAGCGGCAAAAATACCGCAACGCACCATTTGCGAGCAACTACACATGGGACGTGGCGTACTGAATCGTTACAAGACCCTGGCGGATTCCCAAGGTTTGTCCTATGGCGTGATAGGCCGCATGAGTGACGGGGAAATAGAATCTTTCCTCCAGTTGTCCAAACCCACAGCAGCCCCATCCTCCCAACGTCAGGTGCTGGACGGGCTGTTGCCTGAATATGTGTCAGACTTGTCGCATAACCGCTACCTCACCATTCAAGCCCTGCACGAGTCATACAAGAAGGAGCATCCCGACGGATATGGATACACCCAGTTCAAGAAGTCAATCCGTGAGTATCAGTACTCACACAACCTCAGCTTCCATAACACCTATATTCCTTGGGGAAGAGATGCAGATTGACTTCGCCGGCGATGCCCTGTGGCTTACCGACCCGAAGACAGGTGAGCTAACCAAGGTTGTCGTCCTGGTCTGTATCCTGCCATACAGCGGTTTGGGATTTGCCAAGGCTATGTACAACGCTTCCATGGAGAACTTCTTCGGCGGTATATCCGATGCCTTCTCTTACTTCGGCGGAACAACTCGCATAGCCAAGAGTGACAACATGAAGCAGTGGGTGAAGAAATACGACCGCTACGAGCCAGCGTTCAATGATGCAGCCGTGGAATGGGCCGCCTACTACGATACAACCCTCCAAACCTGCAGGGTTCGCACTCCCAGGACAAAGGTCCAGTCGAGGGACTCGTCCAAAAGACATACAATGCCGTCTACGCTCTGCTACATGACGAGGTGTTTTACAATCTACCGAGTATGAATGCCCGTATCTATGAGTTGATGGACGGCTTCAATGAAAAGCCGTCCGAACGACAGGGAGAAGCAGACGTGACATCTTCGAGGCGGAAGAGCAACCAACGTTGGGTAAACTGCCCATGGCTCCATACCGCTTCAGATATCGCAAGGAGGTGAAACTGTCCGGTACCTATCACGTCATGGTTGACAAGCACAACTATAGCGTGCCATACCAGTATGTCGGGCAAAAGGTGAGCGTACTGTGGGACTTGGATACCGTGGAGGTTTACTCCGGGAGTTCTCGCATAGCCATCCATCAGCGTCGCCAAGGATCCGGATACAGCACGCTTGACGAGCATATGCCGGACAAACATCTTGCCTACAAGCACGGACAGGGATATAATGCCGCCTATTTCCTGGAGGAGGCGGCATTGGTCGGCAGCAACACCACTGCCGCAGTCCAATCCATCCTCAATCGCACGAAGCATGTCGAGCAGTCGTACAAGTCCTGCCAAGGAGTCCTGTCTCTCAAGCGCAAGTATGGCAAGGAGCGCCTGGAGAAGGCCTGCAAGCGTCCTGCAGGTTGTTCATCCATCACCTACACGACCATCCGCAATGTGTTGGAGAAGAACCTTGACCAAGTTGACGGGGAAGAAACAGTCTCAAATGTGCCACAGAACGACTATGTGAGAGGCGCGGAGGCATTTATGAACATTTAAACATATATAGTAACATGAACTTACAAGAAACCATCATACAACTCAACGAGTTGAAGCTCAGAGGTATGTCATCCTCCTTCGAGGCCATGACCAGCCTTCCTGTACAGAACCGCCCATCCCTTAAGTCGCCATCTCCAAGATGGTGGATGCAGAGGTGCAGGACAGACGAGATCGAAAGACCGCCATGTATCTAAAAATCAGCAAGCTTAGATATACGGCACTCTTAGAGGATGTCATCTGTGGAACAGACCGCAACTTCACCAAGGATGACCTTGCCGCCATTGCCGACTGTGCCTTTATACGCAGGCATGAGAACTTGCTCATACAAGGAAAGTGCGGCTGCGGAAAATCCTTCCTTGCCTGTGCCCTTGGAAGACAGGCTTGCATGCTAGGCTACAGAACTCTCTATCTCAATATGAACAGCTTTGTGGAGAAAGTTGCACTCAGCAAGCTGGATGGGTCGTACCTGAGGATGATAACCAATCTGGAAAAGTATGACTTGCTCATATGGGATGACTTCGGGTTGCAGCCAATGGATGACAAGACCAGACTCGCAATGCTCCAAATCCTAGAAGAGAGATACGAGAGAAAGTCCGTCATTATCGCCTCACAGCTTCCCATTGCCAAATGGTATGATTACATAGGTGATCCTACCTTGGCAGATGCCATTATGGACCGTTTGGTGGCAAATGCAAGTAAAATAGAGTTAAAAGGCGAATCTATGCGCCAGAAATTGAAAAAATAAATTACCTTTGCAAATTGAAAAGCAGAACTGAAATCTTGGTACCGCTTGCAGCGATACAAGCGGTACCGATTGCAGTGATAGCATGGTACCGATTACACCGCTACGCGTGGTACCGATACAGCGCTATCGTCAACATGGGTTTAGCCAAGAGCCGC
This Segatella copri DSM 18205 DNA region includes the following protein-coding sequences:
- a CDS encoding Mu transposase domain-containing protein is translated as MAPYRFRYRKEVKLSGTYHVMVDKHNYSVPYQYVGQKVSVLWDLDTVEVYSGSSRIAIHQRRQGSGYSTLDEHMPDKHLAYKHGQGYNAAYFLEEAALVGSNTTAAVQSILNRTKHVEQSYKSCQGVLSLKRKYGKERLEKACKRPAGCSSITYTTIRNVLEKNLDQVDGEETVSNVPQNDYVRGAEAFMNI
- a CDS encoding ATP-binding protein — protein: MYLKISKLRYTALLEDVICGTDRNFTKDDLAAIADCAFIRRHENLLIQGKCGCGKSFLACALGRQACMLGYRTLYLNMNSFVEKVALSKLDGSYLRMITNLEKYDLLIWDDFGLQPMDDKTRLAMLQILEERYERKSVIIASQLPIAKWYDYIGDPTLADAIMDRLVANASKIELKGESMRQKLKK
- a CDS encoding phage antirepressor yields the protein MVKSVNTNKVEMDKKAAIAVVFENPEFGKIRTLTDENGEPLFCAKDLCDILGYKKSRNAVNQLVNHLDALKQGVKVSGSLRKDGSRTVRTQQMIFVNESGFYALVLGSKLSTAVKFKNWVTADVLPQIRKTGGYIPVQPGESDEETIRHAEEILRATLKEKENLLKKQRLQIEQQKKLIGEQDTEIRRLNDVVDEQVVRIAKSGDNIIQLENQVGNLLPKALYSDNVLDSVSCFTTTQIAKELGITAQELNRSLCALHIQYYQSGQYLLYADYAHMVTVSANRYHCSA